The Paenibacillus uliginis N3/975 genome has a window encoding:
- a CDS encoding SDR family NAD(P)-dependent oxidoreductase produces the protein MYEDLRGKVVFITGAGSGIGRSTALSFARQCASIFVVDLYETEGKRTIEECESLGGKGAFIKADVSIGSEVEEAVSTCLRTFQRIDIGVNNAGICIGGLTAKCNEEDFDNVISVNLKGTWLCMKHEIQAMTLQGRGVIIKYCFNCWTNWS, from the coding sequence ATGTATGAAGATTTAAGAGGGAAAGTAGTATTTATTACAGGTGCCGGATCGGGAATAGGTAGATCGACAGCATTGTCTTTTGCTCGGCAATGCGCCAGTATTTTTGTTGTTGATCTATATGAAACAGAAGGTAAAAGGACTATAGAAGAGTGCGAGTCCTTAGGTGGAAAAGGTGCCTTTATAAAGGCTGATGTAAGTATAGGGTCAGAAGTAGAAGAAGCAGTAAGTACTTGTCTCCGTACTTTTCAAAGAATTGATATTGGTGTTAATAACGCAGGCATATGCATTGGTGGATTAACGGCTAAGTGCAATGAAGAGGATTTTGATAATGTTATAAGTGTAAATTTGAAGGGAACTTGGTTATGTATGAAACATGAAATACAAGCAATGACTCTGCAAGGACGTGGAGTCATTATTAAATACTGCTTCAATTGCTGGACTAATTGGTCTTAA
- a CDS encoding SDR family oxidoreductase: protein MESLLNTASIAGLIGLKHHAAYVASKHGIIGLTKTAAVEYAYKGLRVNAVCPGTIHTDWVGRVTDKLNKAHPIGRTGTPQEVLFEPDGSDEDVLLREGAAGQLPGKRSAGGLPSGGRRNIRLKKLCNYLTYE, encoded by the coding sequence GTGGAGTCATTATTAAATACTGCTTCAATTGCTGGACTAATTGGTCTTAAACACCATGCTGCATACGTTGCTAGCAAACACGGTATCATTGGTCTAACGAAGACGGCAGCAGTTGAGTATGCATATAAAGGGTTACGCGTTAATGCCGTTTGTCCAGGTACAATACATACGGATTGGGTTGGAAGAGTCACAGATAAATTAAATAAAGCCCATCCAATCGGGAGGACTGGTACGCCTCAAGAGGTTTTGTTCGAGCCGGACGGATCGGATGAGGATGTGCTTCTGAGAGAGGGCGCTGCTGGACAATTACCTGGAAAGCGGTCAGCAGGAGGCCTTCCGTCAGGTGGTCGCCGAAATATTCGATTGAAAAAATTATGCAACTACTTAACTTATGAATGA